One window from the genome of Hyphomonas neptunium ATCC 15444 encodes:
- a CDS encoding isocitrate lyase/PEP mutase family protein, producing MPTQTEKLAQFASLHGGAQPLVLVNIWDAGSARTVAAAGARALATGSASVGGALGFADGEAVPLDLVLDHAARIVAAVDLPVSLDFEAGYAASADGVAANIRRVVGTGAVGINLEDGYPAGDGEGVRAIGDATARIEAARAAADSLLPGFWINARTDICLRAKAEDHAAHINDVIARGKAYAEAGASSFFVPGLRDMALIAKVCAACPLPVNVMAGPEAGGFGALAEAGVRRISYGPFPWRAAMATLTSFAERAAKAG from the coding sequence ATGCCCACCCAGACCGAGAAACTTGCCCAATTTGCCAGCCTCCATGGCGGCGCCCAGCCTCTCGTGCTGGTGAACATCTGGGACGCGGGGTCTGCCCGCACAGTGGCCGCTGCGGGCGCCCGCGCGCTGGCGACGGGCAGCGCCTCGGTGGGCGGGGCGCTCGGCTTTGCCGATGGCGAGGCTGTGCCGCTCGATCTGGTGCTCGATCATGCCGCGCGGATCGTGGCGGCGGTAGACCTTCCCGTCTCGCTCGACTTTGAAGCCGGATATGCCGCATCGGCAGACGGCGTGGCGGCCAACATCCGCCGCGTTGTGGGCACAGGCGCTGTCGGCATCAACCTTGAGGATGGCTATCCCGCCGGCGATGGCGAGGGGGTGCGCGCTATCGGAGACGCCACCGCACGCATCGAGGCTGCGCGGGCCGCCGCCGACAGCCTCCTGCCCGGCTTCTGGATCAACGCCCGCACCGACATCTGCCTGCGCGCCAAGGCCGAGGACCACGCCGCCCATATCAATGACGTGATCGCCCGCGGCAAAGCCTATGCCGAGGCGGGCGCCAGCAGCTTCTTTGTGCCCGGCCTGCGGGATATGGCGCTGATTGCAAAGGTCTGCGCGGCGTGCCCGCTGCCGGTGAATGTGATGGCCGGGCCGGAGGCAGGCGGCTTTGGCGCGCTGGCAGAGGCGGGCGTGCGCCGTATCAGCTATGGCCCCTTTCCGTGGCGCGCGGCGATGGCAACGCTCACTTCTTTTGCAGAGCGCGCCGCCAAGGCAGGCTGA
- the argS gene encoding arginine--tRNA ligase yields MTSLAKNLSAAAGAAFEAMGLEARFGEVRRSDKPELADFQCNGAMAAAKAAGKNPREIAGEIAARLKEHASVLSAEVAGPGFINLRVSDAALSARAEHVRGDAMAGAEKAADAAVTVIDFGGANVAKPMHVGHLRSAVIGDTLQRICRFAGDEVTSDVHLGDWGLQMGHLVTELYDEQPGLIYFDAAYTGPYPAEPPVTIDDLGRLYPQASNKAKADAARNERSQKAVAEMQAGRPGYRALLRHFIEVSIEALKLDYGFLNVSFDLWKGESDVDGLIPGLVERFKQAGLAEESDGALIVHVARETDKKEMPPVMLVNSRGGTGYHTTDLATILDRMDTLTTTPERMLYVVDQRQALHFEQVFRAAGMLGLIAEDKLEHIGFGTVNGADGKPFKTREGGVLRLADLQAMAMEEAEKKLSAANLPADMGDAERFDVAKKVAVAALRFSDLMNTRTTNYVFDLERFTSFEGKTGPYLMYAAVRVKSVLRKAAENGHSAGKVVVTEDAERTLVLQLDGFGAALLGAREKRMPHILCEHLYGLAQAFSSFYAALPIAAEADGEKRASRLALADGVRHQLETGLELLGIAVPERM; encoded by the coding sequence ATGACGAGCCTCGCGAAGAACCTGTCCGCGGCCGCTGGCGCCGCCTTTGAGGCAATGGGGCTTGAGGCGCGGTTCGGCGAGGTGCGCCGGAGCGACAAGCCGGAGCTGGCCGATTTTCAGTGCAATGGCGCGATGGCGGCGGCGAAGGCGGCCGGCAAGAACCCGCGCGAGATTGCCGGGGAGATTGCCGCGCGGCTGAAGGAACATGCCTCTGTGCTGTCGGCGGAAGTCGCCGGGCCGGGCTTTATCAATCTGCGGGTATCGGACGCGGCGCTGTCTGCGCGCGCCGAGCACGTGCGCGGGGACGCGATGGCGGGGGCGGAGAAAGCCGCAGACGCCGCCGTGACCGTGATCGACTTTGGCGGCGCGAATGTCGCCAAGCCCATGCATGTGGGGCATCTGCGTTCCGCCGTGATCGGCGATACGCTGCAACGGATCTGCCGGTTTGCGGGTGATGAGGTGACCTCTGACGTGCACCTCGGCGATTGGGGCCTTCAGATGGGGCACCTGGTTACCGAGCTTTATGACGAACAACCCGGCCTCATCTATTTCGACGCCGCCTATACTGGCCCCTACCCGGCTGAGCCGCCTGTTACCATTGACGATCTGGGCCGGCTTTATCCACAGGCCAGCAACAAGGCGAAGGCCGACGCGGCGCGCAATGAGCGCAGCCAGAAGGCTGTCGCCGAAATGCAGGCCGGGCGGCCGGGCTATCGCGCGCTGCTGCGCCATTTCATCGAGGTGTCGATCGAGGCGCTGAAGCTCGACTATGGCTTCCTCAATGTGTCGTTTGACCTCTGGAAGGGCGAGAGCGATGTGGACGGGCTGATCCCCGGCCTGGTGGAGCGCTTCAAGCAGGCGGGCCTTGCCGAGGAGAGCGACGGCGCGCTGATCGTGCATGTGGCCCGCGAGACCGACAAGAAAGAGATGCCGCCGGTGATGCTGGTCAACAGCCGCGGCGGCACGGGCTATCACACGACCGACCTTGCGACGATCCTCGACCGGATGGACACGCTGACCACCACGCCCGAGCGGATGCTCTATGTGGTGGACCAGCGCCAGGCGCTGCATTTCGAGCAGGTGTTCCGCGCCGCCGGGATGCTGGGGCTGATCGCTGAGGACAAGCTGGAGCATATCGGCTTTGGCACGGTGAACGGCGCCGATGGCAAGCCCTTCAAGACGCGCGAAGGCGGCGTACTGCGGCTGGCTGATCTTCAGGCGATGGCGATGGAAGAGGCGGAGAAGAAACTTTCCGCCGCCAACCTGCCCGCAGATATGGGCGATGCCGAGCGCTTTGATGTGGCGAAAAAAGTGGCCGTCGCGGCGCTGCGTTTCTCGGACCTGATGAACACGCGCACGACCAATTATGTGTTCGACCTGGAACGCTTCACCAGCTTTGAGGGCAAGACAGGGCCTTACCTGATGTATGCCGCCGTGCGGGTGAAATCTGTGCTGCGCAAGGCCGCCGAGAACGGCCATTCTGCGGGCAAGGTGGTGGTTACCGAAGACGCCGAACGCACGCTGGTGCTGCAGCTCGACGGCTTTGGCGCGGCGCTTCTGGGCGCGCGCGAAAAGCGGATGCCGCATATCCTGTGCGAACATCTCTACGGCCTCGCCCAGGCGTTCAGCAGCTTCTATGCGGCGTTGCCGATTGCGGCGGAGGCCGATGGCGAGAAGCGCGCGAGCCGGTTGGCGCTGGCCGATGGCGTGCGGCACCAGTTGGAGACGGGGTTGGAGCTGCTTGGGATTGCTGTGCCGGAGCGGATGTAG
- the gcvT gene encoding glycine cleavage system aminomethyltransferase GcvT produces the protein MSEASTENLKRTPLFDSHVKMGGKLVAFAGYEMPVQFEGVMAEHIWTRTQAGLFDVSHMGPCFLTLEAGIGGGDAAHAEISALVETLVPSDITSLKPGQARLTVLLNEDGGILDDLIITRPLGEDAQGTLYIVVNGAMKEQDWAIFEKALAGKAVLTRADDRILFALQGPKAVDVMADFFPGCEELTFMQHMPFEVNGQRCIVSRCGYTGEDGFEVLIPAEAGLPLIEEMYTDERVKPIGLGARDSLRLEAGLCLYGHDLNPEISPIEADLAWVIQKRRREAGNFPGAERILRELKDGPAKKRVGIRPLERAPAREGAEIQINGETIGVVTSGGFGPTYDAPVAMGYVAAAHAAPGTKIDLIVRGKARPAEVAALPFVPQNYKR, from the coding sequence ATGTCAGAGGCCTCGACTGAAAACCTGAAGCGCACGCCGCTTTTCGACTCCCACGTCAAAATGGGCGGCAAGCTCGTGGCCTTTGCCGGCTATGAAATGCCGGTCCAGTTTGAAGGCGTGATGGCCGAACATATCTGGACACGCACGCAGGCGGGCCTGTTTGACGTCTCGCATATGGGCCCGTGCTTCCTCACGCTGGAAGCGGGCATCGGCGGCGGCGACGCGGCCCATGCCGAGATTTCCGCGCTCGTTGAAACGCTCGTGCCCTCCGACATCACCAGCCTCAAGCCCGGCCAGGCGCGCCTCACGGTTCTGCTGAACGAGGATGGCGGCATCCTCGATGATCTGATCATCACGCGACCCCTCGGCGAGGATGCGCAGGGCACGCTCTACATCGTCGTCAATGGCGCCATGAAGGAACAGGACTGGGCAATCTTCGAGAAAGCGCTGGCCGGCAAGGCCGTGCTGACCCGCGCGGACGACCGCATCCTTTTCGCGCTGCAAGGCCCCAAGGCCGTCGATGTGATGGCCGACTTTTTCCCCGGCTGCGAAGAGCTGACCTTCATGCAGCACATGCCGTTTGAAGTGAATGGCCAGCGCTGCATCGTCTCGCGCTGCGGGTATACCGGCGAGGATGGCTTTGAAGTTCTGATCCCGGCAGAAGCCGGCCTGCCGCTGATCGAAGAGATGTATACGGACGAGCGCGTGAAACCGATCGGCCTTGGCGCGCGCGACTCGCTGCGCCTGGAAGCCGGGCTTTGCCTTTATGGGCATGATCTTAATCCCGAAATCTCCCCCATCGAGGCAGACCTTGCCTGGGTCATCCAGAAGCGCCGGCGCGAGGCGGGTAACTTCCCCGGCGCCGAACGCATCCTCCGGGAACTGAAGGATGGCCCGGCGAAAAAGCGCGTCGGCATCCGCCCGCTGGAGCGCGCCCCGGCCCGCGAAGGCGCTGAAATCCAGATCAATGGCGAGACCATCGGCGTTGTCACCTCCGGCGGCTTTGGCCCGACTTATGACGCGCCCGTTGCCATGGGCTATGTGGCCGCCGCGCATGCCGCGCCGGGCACGAAGATCGACCTTATCGTCCGCGGAAAGGCCCGGCCCGCCGAAGTGGCCGCCCTCCCGTTCGTTCCACAAAACTATAAACGCTAG
- a CDS encoding endonuclease/exonuclease/phosphatase family protein, translated as MWLRRSLVYVSLLVMLAVLWLGVAIFVTLNDRGIPERRVEVAEPLPAAEAPLKLMIWNIGYSGLGEESDFQTDGGKMLRPPSREAVEKNLAGIQAVLREEAPDILMMQELAAPGFLTHTVDVLSGVKDALPGYGMVFSSDIRTRLLPGPLGLRHGLGTFAKVAGERTKLVRLTEEPEPIMGFIQRRYHVQVTELEVSGAPWVIINVHLSAFDEGAGTRMQQVREVLDLAQSHYQQGKAVVLGGDWNMRLAATDFAYQSDESALFWVHDFPRDALRPGWQIVIDPAVATTRTNEQPYKSGVNYTTIIDGFIASPNVTVEAVRGLDLGFAITDHQPVVATFRLAGPETEEPAAPAE; from the coding sequence ATGTGGCTGCGCAGAAGTCTCGTCTATGTCTCATTGTTAGTGATGCTGGCCGTGCTGTGGCTGGGCGTGGCAATCTTCGTGACGCTGAATGATCGCGGGATACCTGAGCGAAGGGTGGAGGTGGCAGAGCCCCTGCCCGCGGCCGAGGCGCCGCTCAAGCTGATGATCTGGAATATCGGCTATTCGGGGCTGGGCGAGGAATCCGATTTCCAGACCGATGGCGGCAAGATGCTGCGCCCGCCGAGCCGCGAGGCGGTGGAGAAAAACCTCGCCGGCATTCAGGCCGTGCTGCGCGAAGAGGCGCCGGATATTCTGATGATGCAGGAACTCGCCGCGCCGGGTTTCCTCACTCACACTGTCGATGTGCTCTCCGGCGTGAAGGACGCCCTGCCGGGTTATGGCATGGTGTTTTCCTCCGACATCCGCACGCGCCTGCTGCCCGGCCCGCTGGGCCTGCGCCATGGGCTGGGCACGTTTGCGAAGGTGGCGGGGGAGCGCACGAAGCTGGTGCGCCTGACCGAGGAGCCCGAGCCGATCATGGGCTTCATCCAGCGGCGCTATCATGTGCAGGTGACCGAGCTGGAAGTGTCCGGCGCGCCCTGGGTGATCATCAATGTCCACCTCTCCGCCTTTGATGAGGGCGCGGGCACGCGGATGCAGCAGGTGCGCGAGGTGCTCGACCTAGCCCAATCCCATTATCAGCAGGGCAAGGCCGTGGTGCTGGGCGGGGATTGGAACATGCGCCTGGCCGCGACCGACTTTGCCTATCAGAGCGACGAGAGCGCCCTCTTCTGGGTGCATGATTTTCCGCGCGATGCCCTGCGGCCGGGCTGGCAGATTGTCATCGACCCGGCGGTGGCGACCACGCGCACCAATGAGCAGCCCTACAAGAGCGGCGTGAACTATACGACGATCATCGACGGGTTCATTGCCTCCCCCAACGTGACGGTGGAGGCGGTGCGCGGGCTGGATCTCGGCTTTGCGATTACCGATCACCAGCCGGTGGTGGCGACCTTCCGCCTGGCCGGGCCGGAAACAGAAGAGCCCGCTGCGCCGGCTGAGTGA
- a CDS encoding YcjF family protein, whose amino-acid sequence MANLPVPVPASTPAVKPAQRWELAAQWAQGWRILKWSVSAVVVIAALMVIGQGYLFYRLFDDVHPLLGYAYILLLTAGLALLVVRPVMAFLSMPVAAKPPDILIDPKAPDPKALVARVRYDIRYLQMLAANPEVQAERAAIEESIAKGRALMARAGRATPQEALGISSELETFERAHIEALLGPLDRRVNQIIHAEAVGVGVATALSMNGTVDAFIVLWRNANLIARISRIYFGRPHLMGSLRILRDVAAIVVAARALEDVTDLTGDVVGSLLGRMGGLIAGPVMDGGINAMMTLKLGYLAKRRCRSFKGWTAGQAAAISEGALREVKAESGSVITDLLKRVGGLTTHATRATERVLAGSRSTWELIRSWFGGGRPVGS is encoded by the coding sequence ATGGCCAACCTTCCTGTTCCGGTTCCGGCCTCAACGCCTGCCGTCAAACCTGCCCAGAGGTGGGAGCTGGCGGCGCAGTGGGCGCAGGGGTGGCGGATTTTGAAATGGTCGGTGAGCGCGGTGGTGGTGATCGCGGCGCTGATGGTGATTGGGCAGGGATACCTGTTTTACCGGCTGTTTGATGATGTCCATCCGCTGCTGGGCTATGCGTATATCCTGCTGCTGACGGCGGGGCTGGCGCTGCTGGTTGTGCGGCCGGTGATGGCGTTTCTGTCGATGCCCGTGGCGGCCAAACCGCCGGATATTCTGATTGATCCCAAAGCCCCTGATCCCAAGGCGCTGGTGGCGCGGGTGCGCTATGACATCCGCTATCTGCAGATGCTGGCGGCAAACCCCGAAGTGCAGGCCGAGCGCGCCGCCATTGAGGAGAGCATCGCCAAGGGCCGGGCTCTGATGGCGCGCGCGGGACGGGCGACGCCGCAGGAGGCGCTGGGGATTTCCTCCGAGCTGGAGACATTTGAGCGCGCGCATATCGAGGCGCTGCTCGGCCCGCTGGACCGCCGCGTGAACCAGATCATCCATGCCGAGGCCGTCGGCGTGGGCGTCGCCACAGCGCTTTCGATGAATGGCACGGTGGACGCGTTCATTGTGCTGTGGCGCAATGCCAATCTCATCGCCCGCATCTCGCGCATCTATTTCGGGCGGCCGCATCTGATGGGCAGCCTGCGCATTCTGCGCGATGTGGCGGCCATCGTGGTCGCCGCCCGCGCGCTGGAGGATGTGACCGATCTGACCGGCGATGTGGTGGGCAGCCTGCTCGGCCGGATGGGCGGGCTGATTGCCGGGCCGGTGATGGATGGCGGCATCAATGCGATGATGACGCTGAAGCTCGGCTATCTCGCCAAGCGCCGCTGCCGCAGCTTCAAGGGCTGGACGGCGGGCCAGGCGGCGGCGATTTCCGAGGGCGCGTTGCGCGAAGTGAAGGCCGAATCGGGCTCGGTCATCACGGATCTTCTCAAACGCGTCGGCGGGCTCACCACCCACGCCACCCGCGCCACCGAGCGCGTGCTCGCCGGATCGCGCAGCACCTGGGAGCTGATCCGCAGCTGGTTTGGCGGCGGGCGGCCGGTGGGCAGCTGA
- the ispH gene encoding 4-hydroxy-3-methylbut-2-enyl diphosphate reductase — MTTKPPLTLRLAAPRGFCAGVDRAIQIVEEALKKWGAPVYVRHEIVHNRHVVERLEALGAIFVEELEECPDDRPVIFSAHGVPKSVPAEAGRRNMIYVDATCPLVSKVHVEAERHFNAAREIVLIGHAGHPEVIGTMGQLPEGSVALIETVEDARAFQPRDHANLAFITQTTLSVDDTADIVAALQSRFPGIATPHKEDICYATTNRQEAVKVFAPGAELVLVIGARTSSNSVRLVEVALRAGAQDAKLIASADDIDWSWFNGITTLGLTAGASAPEDLVQGVIEACRDRFEVTVETVKTADETVTFKLPRVLAG, encoded by the coding sequence ATGACGACGAAACCCCCGCTTACCCTCCGCCTGGCCGCCCCGCGCGGCTTCTGCGCAGGCGTGGACCGCGCCATCCAGATCGTCGAGGAGGCCCTGAAAAAGTGGGGCGCCCCGGTCTATGTGCGCCATGAAATCGTCCACAACCGGCATGTGGTGGAGCGTCTGGAAGCCCTCGGCGCCATCTTCGTGGAGGAGCTGGAAGAATGCCCCGATGACCGCCCGGTCATCTTCTCCGCCCATGGCGTGCCCAAATCCGTCCCCGCCGAGGCCGGCCGCCGCAACATGATCTATGTCGACGCGACCTGCCCGCTGGTCTCCAAGGTGCATGTCGAGGCCGAGCGCCATTTCAACGCCGCGCGCGAGATTGTCCTCATCGGCCATGCCGGCCACCCGGAAGTCATCGGAACAATGGGCCAGCTCCCCGAAGGCTCCGTCGCCCTTATCGAGACCGTGGAGGATGCGCGCGCGTTCCAGCCCCGCGACCACGCCAACCTCGCCTTCATCACGCAGACAACCTTGAGCGTAGACGACACGGCAGACATAGTCGCCGCCCTCCAGTCCCGCTTCCCCGGCATCGCCACGCCGCACAAGGAAGACATCTGCTACGCCACCACCAATCGTCAGGAGGCGGTCAAAGTCTTTGCGCCGGGCGCAGAGCTTGTTCTGGTGATCGGTGCAAGGACGAGTTCAAACTCCGTCCGCCTCGTCGAAGTCGCCCTCCGCGCCGGCGCCCAAGACGCCAAGCTCATCGCCAGCGCCGACGACATAGACTGGTCCTGGTTCAACGGCATCACCACCCTCGGCCTCACCGCCGGCGCCTCCGCCCCCGAAGACCTCGTCCAAGGCGTCATCGAAGCCTGCCGCGACCGCTTCGAGGTAACGGTGGAAACCGTGAAGACGGCGGATGAAACCGTGACGTTTAAATTGCCAAGAGTGCTGGCGGGATAA
- the gcvH gene encoding glycine cleavage system protein GcvH — MTTYYTKDHEWVRVEGDTGTVGITSYAAGQLGDVVYVELPEAGASLAKGDGFAVVESVKAASDVYAPISGAVLESNTGLADAPEKVSEAAESDAWFVRVKISDTAELEGLMDLAAYTEYCEGL; from the coding sequence ATGACCACCTACTACACCAAAGATCATGAATGGGTTCGCGTCGAAGGCGACACCGGCACTGTGGGCATCACCTCCTACGCCGCCGGACAGCTCGGCGATGTTGTCTATGTTGAGCTTCCTGAAGCCGGCGCGAGCCTTGCCAAGGGCGACGGCTTTGCCGTTGTCGAAAGCGTGAAAGCTGCTTCGGACGTGTATGCGCCAATTTCCGGCGCCGTTCTGGAATCCAATACCGGTCTTGCCGACGCGCCTGAAAAGGTCAGCGAAGCGGCCGAGAGCGATGCCTGGTTCGTCCGCGTCAAGATTTCGGACACTGCCGAGCTTGAAGGCCTGATGGATCTGGCCGCCTACACTGAATATTGCGAAGGGCTCTGA
- the gcvPA gene encoding aminomethyl-transferring glycine dehydrogenase subunit GcvPA has product MRYLPLTPEDRANMLATIGAKSVDDFYTDVPDAARLKGKIAGLPDHQGELAVERHLTKLAAKNRSASSGPFFVGAGAYKHHVPATVDMIIQRSEFLTTYTPYQPEIAQGTLQTLFEFQTQVASLTAMDVANASMYDGSTSCAEAAVMAARVTRRKKIILSGGLHPHYAAATRLLAEAQGLTVVQLPVAIDGEGELAKAVDGETACVIGQSPNVFGTVTDLSAVADAAHGKGALLVSVFTEAVSLGLVTPPGEMGADIAAGEGQSIGNGLNFGGPYVGLFSCREKLVRQMPGRLCGETVDADGKRGFVLTLSTREQHIRRDKATSNICTNSGLCALAFTSHMTLLGGKGLKQLAELNHEAAIELADALGAVKGVEILTPRFFNEFAIRTPMDAEAVLAMLDEAGVVGGVRASRLFPGDHLGDVILVAATECTTADDIAAYTDALKEII; this is encoded by the coding sequence ATGCGCTATCTGCCGCTCACGCCTGAGGACCGCGCCAACATGCTGGCGACCATCGGCGCGAAATCCGTCGATGATTTTTACACAGACGTTCCAGACGCCGCCCGCCTGAAGGGCAAGATTGCCGGCCTGCCCGACCATCAGGGCGAACTGGCCGTCGAGCGGCACCTGACGAAGCTCGCGGCGAAGAACCGCTCGGCCTCCTCCGGGCCGTTCTTCGTCGGCGCGGGCGCCTACAAGCATCATGTGCCCGCCACGGTGGACATGATTATCCAGCGTTCGGAATTCCTGACGACCTACACGCCCTACCAGCCCGAAATCGCACAGGGCACGTTGCAGACGCTGTTTGAATTCCAGACACAGGTGGCCAGCCTCACCGCAATGGATGTGGCCAACGCCTCGATGTATGACGGCTCCACCTCCTGCGCCGAGGCCGCCGTGATGGCCGCCCGCGTCACCCGCCGCAAGAAGATCATCCTCTCGGGCGGCCTGCACCCGCATTATGCCGCTGCTACCCGCCTGCTGGCCGAGGCGCAGGGCCTGACGGTGGTTCAGCTGCCCGTCGCCATTGATGGCGAGGGAGAGCTGGCAAAGGCCGTGGACGGAGAAACTGCCTGCGTCATCGGCCAGAGCCCGAACGTCTTCGGCACGGTGACCGATCTCTCTGCCGTGGCGGACGCCGCCCATGGCAAAGGCGCGCTGCTCGTCTCGGTGTTCACCGAAGCCGTCAGCCTCGGCCTCGTCACCCCGCCCGGCGAAATGGGCGCAGACATCGCTGCGGGCGAAGGCCAGTCGATTGGCAATGGCCTCAATTTCGGCGGGCCATATGTGGGTCTCTTCTCCTGCCGCGAAAAGCTCGTGCGCCAGATGCCCGGCCGCCTCTGCGGCGAAACGGTGGACGCCGATGGCAAGCGCGGTTTCGTGCTGACGCTCTCGACCCGCGAGCAGCATATCCGCCGCGACAAGGCGACTTCCAACATCTGCACAAACTCCGGCCTCTGCGCCCTCGCCTTCACGTCCCACATGACGCTGCTGGGCGGGAAGGGTCTGAAACAGCTCGCTGAGCTCAACCATGAAGCGGCCATTGAACTCGCCGATGCGCTCGGCGCCGTGAAAGGCGTCGAAATCCTCACCCCGCGCTTCTTCAACGAGTTCGCCATCCGCACACCGATGGACGCCGAAGCCGTCCTCGCGATGCTGGACGAAGCCGGCGTGGTCGGCGGCGTGCGCGCCTCGCGCCTCTTCCCCGGCGACCATCTGGGCGACGTGATCCTCGTCGCGGCGACCGAATGCACGACGGCAGATGATATTGCTGCCTACACCGACGCTCTGAAGGAGATCATCTGA
- the gcvPB gene encoding aminomethyl-transferring glycine dehydrogenase subunit GcvPB codes for MSMNSTGRPTAPTSVSAAAIETISGSRGLLQHEDLLFEIGTPETTGVDLPKPKGLKSRLGGVARKVDTGLAGLSEPQAVRHYMRLSQKNYAIDLGLFPLGSCTMKHNPRLNEKMARLPGFGDIHPLQPQATVQGALQLIDELATWLKTLTNMPSVAMSPKAGAHGELCGLLAIRQALIARGEGDVRKRMLVPESAHGTNPATAAQCGFTVDEIKANKRGRVDMADLKAKLEKSEDVAGIMLTNPNTCGLFETDIREIADLIHKAGGYFYCDGANFNAIVGRVRPGDLGVDAMHINLHKTFSTPHGGGGPGSGPTVFSDALAPYVPVPFVTKDDDGIYRLVEQVDGEASESFGRMVAFHGQMGMFVRALAYILSHGADGLKQAAEDAVLNANYIQARLKHVMSPAFDGYCMHEALFSDAFTADGIETIDIAKALIDEGYHPMTMYFPLVVHGAMLIEPTETESKAELDRFCDALESIARRAAQGDDTLKGAPYLAPMRRLDETRAARKPVLKWTAEDTSKVAAE; via the coding sequence ATGTCCATGAACTCCACCGGCCGCCCCACGGCGCCCACCTCCGTCTCCGCCGCCGCCATCGAGACCATTTCCGGCTCGCGCGGGCTTCTTCAGCATGAAGATCTTCTCTTCGAGATCGGCACGCCTGAGACCACCGGCGTTGACCTGCCCAAACCCAAGGGCCTGAAAAGCCGTCTCGGCGGCGTGGCCCGCAAGGTGGATACCGGCCTTGCCGGCCTCTCCGAGCCTCAGGCCGTGCGCCACTATATGCGCCTCTCCCAGAAGAATTATGCCATCGATCTTGGCCTCTTCCCGCTGGGCAGCTGCACGATGAAACACAATCCGCGCCTCAACGAAAAGATGGCGCGCCTGCCCGGCTTTGGCGACATTCACCCCCTCCAGCCACAGGCGACCGTTCAGGGCGCGCTGCAGCTGATTGATGAACTCGCCACCTGGCTGAAAACGCTGACCAATATGCCGTCCGTTGCCATGAGCCCGAAAGCGGGCGCCCATGGCGAGCTTTGCGGCCTGCTGGCCATCCGCCAGGCGCTGATCGCGCGCGGCGAGGGCGATGTGCGCAAGCGGATGCTGGTGCCAGAGTCCGCCCACGGAACAAACCCTGCGACCGCCGCCCAGTGTGGCTTCACGGTGGACGAGATCAAGGCCAACAAGCGTGGCCGCGTGGATATGGCAGACCTTAAAGCGAAGCTGGAAAAGTCCGAGGATGTTGCCGGCATCATGCTGACCAACCCGAATACCTGCGGCCTCTTCGAAACAGACATCCGCGAGATCGCCGACCTGATCCACAAGGCTGGCGGCTATTTCTATTGCGACGGGGCAAACTTCAACGCCATCGTCGGCCGCGTGCGCCCCGGCGACCTTGGCGTCGATGCGATGCACATCAACCTGCACAAGACCTTCTCCACGCCTCATGGCGGCGGCGGGCCGGGCTCTGGCCCCACGGTGTTCTCTGACGCACTGGCGCCTTATGTGCCCGTGCCGTTCGTGACCAAGGATGATGATGGCATCTACCGTCTCGTCGAACAGGTGGACGGGGAAGCCAGCGAGAGCTTTGGCCGCATGGTCGCCTTCCATGGCCAGATGGGCATGTTCGTGCGCGCCCTTGCCTATATCCTGAGCCATGGCGCCGACGGCCTGAAACAGGCGGCCGAAGACGCCGTCCTCAACGCCAACTACATCCAGGCCCGCCTCAAACACGTCATGAGCCCCGCCTTTGACGGCTATTGCATGCACGAGGCGCTCTTCTCCGACGCCTTCACCGCAGACGGCATCGAAACCATCGACATCGCCAAAGCCCTCATCGATGAAGGCTATCATCCGATGACGATGTATTTCCCGCTGGTGGTGCATGGCGCGATGCTGATCGAGCCGACGGAGACCGAGTCCAAGGCCGAACTTGACCGGTTCTGCGACGCGCTGGAATCCATCGCCCGCCGCGCCGCGCAGGGCGACGACACGCTGAAAGGCGCGCCCTACCTCGCCCCGATGCGCCGCCTGGACGAGACCCGCGCCGCGCGCAAGCCGGTGCTGAAATGGACCGCTGAAGACACCAGCAAGGTGGCCGCCGAATAG